A genomic window from Methanobacterium sp. BRmetb2 includes:
- a CDS encoding pyridoxal 5'-phosphate synthase lyase subunit PdxS, translating into MRHGTDVLKKGFAKMTKGGVIMDVVNAEQAEIAEKSGAVSVMALEKVPADIRASGGVARMADPGKVEEIIDAVSIPVMAKVRIGHFVEAQVLQELGVDMIDESEVLTPADEKYHIDKKKFTIPFVCGARNLGEALRRIDEGAAMIRTKGEAGTGNVVEAVRHMRMIMGGIRELQNKTEEELWSVAREIEAPLDLVKELAELGRLPVVNFAAGGVATPADAALMMQLGADGVFVGSGIFKSENPEKVARAIVEATTNYNDPKVLADVSRNLGKAMPGLEMSEIPDDEKLQTRGW; encoded by the coding sequence ATGCGACACGGTACTGATGTCTTGAAGAAGGGTTTTGCTAAGATGACAAAGGGTGGTGTGATCATGGATGTGGTCAATGCTGAACAAGCAGAAATTGCCGAAAAATCAGGAGCTGTTTCAGTGATGGCCCTAGAAAAAGTTCCTGCTGATATTAGAGCTTCTGGAGGAGTAGCCCGAATGGCTGATCCAGGTAAAGTGGAAGAAATTATTGATGCTGTTTCCATACCAGTCATGGCCAAAGTAAGAATTGGTCATTTTGTAGAAGCACAGGTTCTTCAAGAATTGGGGGTGGATATGATTGACGAGAGTGAAGTTTTGACTCCTGCTGACGAAAAGTATCATATTGACAAGAAGAAATTTACAATTCCTTTTGTTTGCGGTGCTAGAAATCTTGGAGAAGCACTTAGAAGAATCGACGAAGGAGCAGCCATGATTCGTACTAAAGGAGAAGCAGGTACAGGTAATGTTGTTGAAGCTGTCAGGCATATGCGCATGATCATGGGCGGTATAAGAGAACTTCAAAATAAAACTGAAGAAGAACTTTGGAGTGTTGCCCGTGAAATAGAAGCTCCTTTGGATTTAGTTAAAGAATTAGCAGAATTAGGACGTCTGCCGGTGGTTAATTTTGCTGCTGGTGGAGTTGCGACCCCTGCAGATGCAGCACTCATGATGCAGCTTGGTGCTGATGGAGTATTTGTTGGATCTGGTATATTCAAATCTGAAAATCCGGAAAAAGTTGCCCGTGCCATTGTGGAGGCCACAACAAATTATAATGATCCTAAGGTTCTGGCGGATGTTTCACGTAACTTGGGTAAAGCAATGCCGGGACTGGAAATGAGTGAAATTCCAGATGATGAAAAACTACAAACACGTGGATGGTAA
- a CDS encoding flagellar motor protein MotA, whose product MVAIPGSEILSSSLHVISQSLIIPVIIGLLLFMLYAIISFGGLISEYSGRIRYNIGEIENVIRSIANPGTPEKVISVVEKSNMPQSYKDILINLASNSDLGEKSREALARKLIENEELKAAKSLEKTDMVTRLGPTLGLMGTLIPMGPGLAALGNGDIQGLSQAIIIAFDTTVVGLAAGGVAYVISKIRRRWYEENLSNIETLTEAVLEVLNNAKTQTPVIG is encoded by the coding sequence ATGGTGGCAATACCTGGCAGTGAAATACTAAGTAGCAGTTTACACGTAATATCTCAGAGTCTTATTATACCTGTTATAATAGGCCTTTTACTTTTCATGTTATATGCGATAATAAGCTTCGGAGGATTGATTTCAGAATATTCTGGTAGGATAAGATACAATATTGGAGAAATAGAAAATGTTATAAGGTCTATTGCAAATCCTGGAACTCCTGAAAAAGTCATATCTGTGGTTGAAAAAAGCAACATGCCTCAATCATATAAGGACATTTTGATCAATTTAGCATCCAATAGTGATCTTGGTGAAAAGTCGAGAGAAGCTCTAGCCAGAAAATTAATTGAAAACGAAGAACTTAAAGCAGCAAAAAGTCTGGAAAAAACAGATATGGTTACAAGATTAGGGCCAACACTGGGTTTAATGGGAACTTTAATTCCTATGGGACCGGGATTAGCAGCTTTAGGTAATGGTGATATACAAGGACTTTCTCAAGCCATAATTATTGCATTTGATACCACAGTTGTGGGGTTGGCTGCTGGTGGAGTGGCTTATGTCATATCCAAAATAAGAAGAAGGTGGTACGAGGAAAACCTTTCTAACATTGAAACTTTAACTGAAGCTGTTTTGGAGGTTTTAAATAATGCTAAGACGCAGACGCCTGTTATCGGCTGA
- a CDS encoding cobalt ABC transporter ATP-binding protein, which produces MALISFKNFNFKYLDTDKNVLSNINLEVLPGEFVLFCGPSGSGKTTLLTNIKKEIRPNGHYDGKIYYDGTDLEDLEGERSASEIGFLFQNPEDQFVSDNVIQEIAFSLENVGLPTQEIRNRIAEMAAFFGLDKYLYKKVDELSGGQKQLVNLCSLLVLKPKLLLLDEPTSQLDPIAAYDFISMLRRLNEEFSITIMATEHKIDNIFPLVDKTVFLDEGYIKYIDKAREICSRAWKDNIFSNYLPSVTKLHFLLQSKHDFLSQLEIPLNIREGRHELNFLDNKLKQSFNSNLLDYDFSLDKNIFEKSESDPSKNSHNNSNSLLKCYDVWFGYIKEHIVLKGIFLDINKGEFLSILGGNGTGKTTLMQILSGLMKPQKGDIKIKKGKTMGYVHQNPMIHFWHDTVEEELSTSSLEELEDKIKSKNSARFKKVGSFFTQNSSKSRIFDSENKRSISEHEREELIDFFGLSHLLSKHPYDCSGGEKQKIAIAKALLSKPDILFLDEPTKGLDPISKLHLANILKRLQESGLTIVMTTHDIDFAAEYSERCMILFDGTIQVDASPRAVFSNNNFYTTFMNRLVKDYLPDCITLGDVKDKWIA; this is translated from the coding sequence ATGGCATTAATCAGCTTTAAAAACTTTAATTTCAAATATTTGGATACAGATAAAAATGTCCTCTCTAACATAAATTTAGAAGTACTCCCTGGAGAGTTCGTTTTATTTTGTGGACCCTCTGGATCAGGCAAAACCACATTGTTAACTAACATAAAAAAAGAAATACGCCCAAATGGGCATTATGATGGGAAAATCTATTATGATGGCACTGATTTAGAGGATCTGGAAGGAGAAAGATCAGCTAGTGAAATTGGCTTTCTATTTCAAAATCCTGAAGATCAATTTGTATCTGATAATGTTATCCAGGAAATAGCTTTTTCTCTGGAGAATGTTGGACTGCCAACCCAGGAAATTCGAAATAGAATTGCTGAAATGGCAGCTTTCTTTGGATTGGACAAATATTTGTATAAAAAGGTGGATGAATTATCCGGTGGACAAAAACAATTGGTAAATTTATGTTCGTTGTTGGTACTAAAACCTAAATTACTACTTTTAGACGAACCAACATCTCAATTGGATCCTATTGCAGCTTATGACTTTATATCCATGCTGCGAAGACTGAATGAAGAATTTTCAATCACTATTATGGCCACAGAACATAAAATAGACAATATATTCCCTTTGGTAGACAAAACTGTTTTTCTAGATGAAGGCTATATAAAATATATAGATAAAGCAAGAGAAATTTGTTCCAGGGCATGGAAAGACAATATATTCAGTAATTATCTGCCTTCGGTTACTAAACTTCACTTTTTATTACAATCTAAACATGATTTTTTGAGTCAACTTGAAATTCCATTGAACATACGTGAAGGACGACATGAATTAAATTTTCTGGATAATAAATTAAAGCAATCATTCAACTCCAACTTATTAGACTACGATTTTAGTCTTGATAAAAATATATTTGAAAAATCAGAGAGTGATCCTAGCAAAAATAGCCATAATAACTCCAATAGTTTGTTAAAATGTTATGATGTTTGGTTTGGTTACATAAAAGAACACATAGTTTTAAAAGGAATTTTTCTCGATATAAACAAGGGAGAATTTCTCAGCATATTGGGAGGTAATGGAACCGGGAAAACAACTTTAATGCAAATTTTATCAGGCTTGATGAAACCCCAAAAAGGCGATATTAAAATTAAAAAGGGCAAGACAATGGGTTACGTTCATCAAAATCCTATGATACATTTTTGGCATGATACTGTAGAAGAAGAGTTATCCACCTCTTCGTTAGAGGAATTAGAAGATAAAATTAAATCTAAAAATTCTGCCAGATTTAAAAAGGTAGGTAGTTTTTTCACTCAAAATAGTTCTAAATCTAGAATTTTTGATTCGGAAAATAAGCGTTCCATATCTGAACATGAAAGGGAAGAACTCATAGACTTTTTTGGTTTATCTCATCTATTAAGTAAGCATCCTTACGATTGCAGTGGTGGTGAAAAACAGAAAATAGCCATTGCAAAGGCTTTACTAAGTAAACCCGACATCTTATTTTTAGATGAACCTACCAAAGGTTTAGATCCTATTTCAAAACTGCATTTAGCCAATATATTGAAGAGGTTGCAGGAGTCTGGTTTAACAATTGTCATGACCACTCATGATATTGATTTTGCAGCAGAATATTCAGAAAGGTGTATGATACTATTTGATGGAACCATACAAGTGGATGCTAGTCCTAGGGCAGTATTTTCTAATAATAATTTTTACACCACCTTCATGAATCGTTTAGTCAAAGATTATTTACCAGATTGTATAACGTTAGGTGATGTTAAGGATAAATGGATTGCTTAA
- a CDS encoding transporter → MLELLWKLGVLSAVLVFGVKIGLAMGFAGLSKKLAAVITIGYGLGILVLTKITEGYADVLQKVVYDYNFVIFILMAIIIFYAGFHTVKQWKIHRKSHAKASCMAMVAPCPCCFGAILATIILVSPLIGTSAFSIGQYAALFLSIIIGISYLASNYIVKISKQPYPVLLGNYMIFVGLYFLASAIILPNINSVLSSEITPLTIPSATTIIYAVVAVVVLMALGVYISKKTSPLIE, encoded by the coding sequence ATGTTGGAATTATTATGGAAATTAGGAGTATTATCTGCAGTACTGGTTTTTGGAGTTAAAATTGGCCTAGCAATGGGTTTTGCTGGGTTATCAAAGAAATTAGCGGCAGTTATTACTATAGGATATGGATTGGGTATTTTAGTTCTAACCAAAATTACCGAAGGATATGCAGATGTTCTTCAAAAGGTAGTATATGATTATAATTTTGTTATATTCATCTTAATGGCTATAATAATATTTTACGCAGGTTTTCACACAGTTAAACAGTGGAAAATCCACAGAAAAAGTCATGCGAAAGCTTCATGCATGGCCATGGTTGCACCATGTCCCTGTTGTTTTGGAGCAATTTTGGCAACAATTATACTAGTTTCTCCTCTTATCGGAACATCAGCCTTTTCTATAGGACAGTATGCTGCTTTATTTCTAAGTATTATTATTGGTATATCATATTTAGCTTCGAATTATATTGTAAAAATTTCAAAACAACCCTACCCTGTATTACTTGGAAATTACATGATCTTTGTAGGATTATATTTTTTAGCTTCAGCTATAATACTTCCTAACATAAATTCAGTATTATCTTCTGAAATTACTCCTTTAACTATACCCTCAGCAACTACAATAATATACGCAGTCGTTGCAGTGGTAGTATTAATGGCTCTAGGAGTTTACATTTCCAAAAAAACAAGTCCATTAATTGAATAA
- a CDS encoding phosphoribosylformimino-5-aminoimidazole carboxamide ribotide isomerase: protein MIIPVLDLKDGIAVSGKAGKRDTYRPLQTVFSKNSQAIDIAVSLKKAGASRIYIADLDAIEGVGTNSPIIKKINKILPVMLDCGVSSVKEVEGALSMADFIIVATETLKDLQNLDEIFQNHLMDKIIISIDLKDGSIYSKYLNIDLGLFIKKIAKIQPREIILLDISRVGSESGFNQEFIKTFNIPETSIILGGGIRPQDIKSLSMAGADKFLIGTALHKGEITLK, encoded by the coding sequence ATGATAATCCCTGTTTTAGATTTAAAAGATGGAATCGCAGTTTCAGGAAAGGCAGGTAAACGTGATACATACCGACCACTACAAACAGTTTTTAGTAAAAATTCACAGGCTATTGATATAGCTGTTTCACTAAAAAAAGCAGGAGCATCCAGAATATATATTGCAGATTTGGATGCTATAGAAGGAGTTGGGACAAACTCCCCAATTATAAAAAAAATAAATAAAATATTACCGGTCATGCTCGATTGCGGTGTATCTTCAGTTAAAGAAGTTGAAGGTGCATTAAGTATGGCAGATTTTATTATAGTGGCCACGGAAACGTTAAAAGATCTACAAAATCTCGATGAGATTTTTCAGAACCATTTAATGGATAAAATAATTATCAGCATAGACCTTAAAGATGGCAGTATTTACAGTAAATATTTGAATATCGATCTTGGACTTTTCATAAAAAAAATAGCAAAAATCCAACCTCGAGAAATAATCTTGTTAGACATATCACGGGTTGGCAGTGAGAGTGGATTTAACCAAGAATTCATCAAAACCTTCAACATTCCTGAAACTTCAATAATATTAGGAGGAGGCATCAGACCTCAAGATATTAAATCATTAAGCATGGCCGGTGCTGATAAATTTTTAATAGGCACGGCTCTTCATAAAGGAGAAATAACTTTAAAATAG
- a CDS encoding cobalt ABC transporter permease — translation MKLTVIHPAVYIIYYLVLIIFAFLFNNPYYLISLLVCVSVLITLQGISSEFKNLIRFFIPMSLLIIILNPLVSHVGVTKIYLMGNYFITLEAVTYGIIMSLSLLIILLLFTSYSNAVSYQEMLYIFSKKFPNISMIIIMALRFIPLLNFRLSEVNKVFQFDQKHSNNEKKDEGKIDKLKNTAKMLAVVVSWSLEESMLTANSMKARGYGITQRTSYLSFKFRKIDYYFMVIVLVSALVCIAGLLQGQGRIEIYPQLNFSFSENIFNMYYFSFLILLLPLIYLEFKERLVWH, via the coding sequence ATGAAATTAACAGTAATTCATCCTGCAGTTTACATAATTTATTATTTAGTTTTAATAATATTTGCCTTCCTTTTCAATAATCCATACTATTTAATCTCGTTATTAGTTTGTGTTTCGGTTTTAATCACATTACAAGGTATTAGTAGTGAATTTAAGAATTTAATCCGATTTTTTATTCCTATGTCTTTATTGATCATCATTTTAAATCCTTTAGTATCCCATGTGGGGGTTACAAAGATATACCTCATGGGAAATTATTTTATTACACTGGAAGCTGTGACATATGGGATTATAATGAGTTTATCTCTTTTAATAATATTATTATTGTTTACATCTTACAGTAATGCCGTTTCTTATCAGGAAATGCTTTATATTTTTTCAAAGAAATTTCCTAATATTTCAATGATAATTATAATGGCCCTTAGATTTATTCCATTATTGAATTTCAGATTAAGTGAGGTAAATAAAGTATTCCAGTTTGACCAGAAACATTCTAATAATGAAAAAAAAGATGAAGGCAAGATAGATAAGCTTAAAAATACAGCTAAAATGCTGGCAGTTGTTGTATCATGGTCTTTAGAGGAATCTATGCTTACTGCGAATTCAATGAAGGCCAGAGGATATGGTATTACTCAGAGAACCAGTTATTTATCATTTAAATTTAGAAAAATCGATTATTATTTCATGGTAATTGTATTGGTTTCAGCCTTGGTTTGCATAGCTGGCCTCCTACAGGGTCAAGGCAGGATAGAAATTTATCCACAATTGAATTTTTCATTTTCTGAAAACATATTTAATATGTATTATTTTTCATTTTTAATCTTGTTATTACCATTAATCTATTTAGAATTTAAGGAGAGATTAGTATGGCATTAA
- a CDS encoding cobalamin biosynthesis protein CobN: MKKQVKLLLITFVFALAICGTATAEDSTGGELEQPISDDPTSESQDQDSSQSNDSSTNTNDNQEVDPEITLTIELEHPEALYDDRLPKVVVTDSQGNIIEDVTITKTGDNTYKVNFISSQTSFNLNVSALGHVPQDVNVIVSSINPADPVLYGQANVTLRAYNMLILSGCPNYSKPIVVSNQKLRDEGYYFNLSFFTNTELTSGNTTIENKIKQMAAKADLIVLEMISEVDTVNKVYELINGTNAQIIALRCGVGFINDPTIDSNDTELRTYWDGTGEENMERFQLKALQYAGMFVDPSKDLSPINWLTGFIYHPDSETPMFTSLEEYQNWYIESGHYQEGRPWVGMMAYASTFINGNSEMQQQILRSLEEKGLNVILTIGKGDADRINAINNFFMDGDTCIISALVACVGYNMVYGKPEESTVLLEKLNIPIFAPIYSSDLETWENDSSGLSSELYWQVAWPEMEGRIEPVMMGGVTSNETDPYTGINIQRYTPLQDRIERITNRVLNWTQLQTLSNSEKKVALIYYNLHGGKDGVGASYLNVPESIAEILKALKNDGYTVPDDYSVEYIINILTTVGNNVGSWAPGELEKLIEAGAITISLDEYMEWFNSLPENLQQEVIDQWGPAPGNVMVYEDKIVIPGIMLGNIFVGAQPMRGWGENSTDIAHSATLPPTHQYIAFYMWLQKGMETNAVIHLGTHGTLEWLPGRSVGLGEDDWPDVLLGDVPNIYPYIVDNTGEGTQAKRRGYAVIIDHLTAPIIVSGLYGDLAQLQDLINSYDNTELQERKEILKAQILELVEKLHLDEDLNLNLETTEFETIKNMVEHNLEELSATLMPYGLHTFGLALEGEVLDQMVESIVSFDPANRDNAEFREMIRELLSQNLEIMNLLAALRGEYISPSLGGDPIRRAEDVLPTGVNFYSFDPRTAPDRTAWLIGMEMADDMLEDYYQKNGCYPETVGIVVWSTETMRTVGQSIAMILRYMGLEPAYDSKGRFTGVTVTSLEELNRPRVDVLVTISGLFRDTFSYTINILDSAIRMVANLSETTEDNYIKKHYLEDLGEYLQNGMSSDDADILAGARIFGPPPEAYGTGVAQQVPSTSKWDDSSDLVDTYLSRMSYIYGNSAYGINGLEAFKNQLKNVDATIQVRDNNYGLLDNDDVYQYLGGLTLAAETLSGKDLSVYIANTRITPKIETLAEFMSNEIRTRMLNPKWTEGMLNEGFSGANEIAKEIGYLFAWDAVTSEAVKDWMWEEIANTYVFNENTRSQFMEANPYAFSSAVAWMLEAIHRDMWSADSSTITQLANYYIQTNVEYGVTCCHHTCANLNFNQWLVQMSSLNTQQLQQFNNVLKAATGNSVTVQDNSNQGDSANPGSNPSTVDVAPQGSVGEVQESTGQTEGSVGEYSKTSEVSTSDVGDSQQTSSSQNSNSYEVTKTEAQSSSQSGMPTYALIGVILVVGLIAFGYFRGVKK; the protein is encoded by the coding sequence ATGAAAAAACAAGTAAAATTACTATTAATTACATTTGTTTTTGCATTAGCAATTTGTGGAACAGCGACAGCAGAGGATTCAACTGGGGGTGAGTTGGAACAACCTATTAGTGATGATCCAACTTCAGAATCACAAGATCAAGACAGTTCACAGAGTAATGATTCATCCACAAATACTAATGATAATCAAGAGGTAGATCCTGAAATAACGCTGACTATAGAACTGGAACATCCAGAAGCACTATATGATGACCGGTTACCTAAGGTTGTAGTAACTGACAGCCAGGGTAACATTATTGAAGACGTAACCATTACAAAAACTGGCGACAATACTTACAAAGTCAATTTTATAAGTAGTCAAACCAGCTTCAATCTTAATGTAAGTGCCTTGGGACATGTACCTCAAGATGTGAATGTAATAGTTTCAAGCATCAACCCTGCAGATCCTGTGCTTTACGGTCAGGCAAATGTGACATTAAGGGCTTACAACATGCTTATATTAAGCGGATGTCCCAACTATTCAAAGCCCATAGTTGTATCCAATCAAAAACTTAGAGATGAAGGATATTACTTTAACCTGAGTTTCTTTACCAACACCGAACTAACTTCAGGAAATACCACTATAGAAAATAAGATAAAACAAATGGCAGCAAAGGCTGATCTTATTGTTCTTGAAATGATAAGTGAAGTAGACACAGTTAATAAAGTTTATGAACTCATAAATGGAACCAATGCTCAAATAATAGCTTTAAGGTGTGGTGTGGGCTTTATTAATGATCCAACGATAGATTCCAACGACACTGAACTTCGAACGTACTGGGATGGAACTGGAGAAGAGAACATGGAACGATTCCAGTTGAAGGCACTGCAATACGCGGGAATGTTTGTTGATCCATCCAAAGATTTAAGTCCAATAAACTGGCTTACTGGATTTATATATCATCCAGATTCAGAAACACCAATGTTCACCAGCTTGGAAGAGTACCAGAATTGGTACATAGAAAGCGGACATTACCAGGAAGGAAGACCATGGGTGGGGATGATGGCCTATGCATCTACATTTATCAATGGTAACAGCGAAATGCAACAACAGATACTCCGAAGTCTGGAAGAAAAAGGTTTAAACGTGATCCTAACGATAGGCAAAGGAGACGCAGACAGAATAAATGCCATAAACAATTTCTTCATGGATGGTGACACATGTATTATAAGCGCTCTGGTAGCGTGTGTTGGTTACAACATGGTCTATGGTAAACCCGAAGAAAGTACAGTCCTACTTGAGAAATTGAATATCCCTATATTCGCACCTATTTATTCCTCCGATTTAGAAACATGGGAAAATGACTCTTCAGGCCTTTCCAGTGAACTATACTGGCAGGTGGCCTGGCCCGAAATGGAGGGAAGGATTGAACCTGTGATGATGGGAGGGGTTACATCCAATGAAACCGATCCTTATACAGGAATCAATATCCAGCGATACACTCCACTACAGGACAGAATAGAACGAATAACCAATCGAGTTTTAAACTGGACACAACTTCAAACACTTTCAAATTCTGAAAAAAAGGTAGCATTAATCTACTACAATTTGCACGGTGGAAAAGATGGGGTAGGGGCCTCATATCTTAATGTTCCTGAAAGTATAGCTGAAATACTTAAAGCATTAAAAAATGATGGATACACAGTCCCTGACGATTACTCAGTAGAATACATAATCAACATTCTAACAACAGTTGGAAATAATGTTGGTTCATGGGCACCGGGAGAACTGGAAAAACTGATAGAAGCAGGTGCTATAACCATATCTTTAGACGAGTATATGGAATGGTTTAATTCCTTACCAGAAAATCTTCAACAAGAAGTTATAGACCAATGGGGTCCTGCCCCTGGTAATGTTATGGTATATGAAGATAAAATAGTAATTCCGGGTATAATGTTGGGAAATATATTTGTAGGTGCTCAACCAATGCGTGGATGGGGAGAAAATTCGACAGATATAGCACATTCTGCTACATTACCACCTACTCATCAATATATTGCATTCTACATGTGGTTACAAAAAGGAATGGAAACCAATGCAGTAATACACCTGGGAACACATGGAACTCTGGAATGGCTACCTGGAAGAAGTGTAGGACTCGGTGAAGACGATTGGCCAGATGTTTTACTGGGTGATGTACCTAATATTTATCCATATATCGTGGACAATACTGGAGAGGGAACCCAAGCCAAAAGAAGAGGATATGCAGTTATAATAGACCATTTAACAGCTCCAATAATTGTTTCTGGATTATATGGAGATCTTGCTCAGTTACAGGATCTTATAAACAGTTATGACAACACTGAACTTCAAGAACGAAAAGAAATCCTTAAAGCACAAATATTGGAATTGGTTGAGAAATTGCACCTTGACGAGGATTTAAACCTTAATTTGGAAACTACAGAATTTGAAACCATCAAAAACATGGTGGAACACAATTTAGAAGAATTATCTGCAACGCTGATGCCTTATGGACTTCATACCTTTGGACTTGCATTAGAGGGAGAAGTTCTGGATCAAATGGTAGAATCCATTGTAAGTTTTGACCCTGCAAACCGGGACAATGCTGAGTTCAGGGAGATGATTAGAGAATTACTCTCTCAAAACTTAGAGATAATGAATCTTCTTGCTGCACTACGTGGAGAATATATTTCACCATCTTTAGGTGGCGATCCAATACGAAGAGCTGAAGATGTCCTACCAACTGGTGTGAACTTTTACTCTTTTGACCCCAGAACAGCTCCAGACAGAACAGCGTGGTTAATAGGCATGGAAATGGCAGATGATATGCTGGAAGATTACTATCAAAAAAATGGATGCTATCCTGAAACTGTGGGTATTGTAGTCTGGTCTACAGAAACAATGCGAACCGTTGGTCAGAGTATTGCCATGATCTTAAGATACATGGGCTTGGAACCTGCATATGATAGTAAAGGTCGATTCACAGGAGTTACTGTAACCTCTCTAGAAGAGCTTAACAGACCTCGTGTGGATGTATTAGTAACCATAAGTGGTCTTTTCAGAGACACGTTCTCTTACACCATAAATATTCTGGACTCAGCAATAAGAATGGTTGCCAATCTATCAGAGACCACAGAGGACAATTATATCAAAAAACACTATTTGGAAGATCTTGGTGAATATCTACAAAACGGAATGAGTTCTGATGATGCAGATATTTTAGCTGGAGCCCGTATATTCGGACCTCCACCAGAAGCCTATGGAACCGGAGTGGCCCAACAGGTACCTTCAACCTCAAAATGGGATGATTCATCAGATTTGGTTGACACCTACCTTTCCAGGATGTCGTATATTTATGGAAATAGTGCGTATGGTATCAATGGATTGGAAGCATTCAAAAACCAGTTAAAAAATGTGGACGCCACTATACAGGTTAGAGATAACAACTACGGTCTTTTGGACAATGACGATGTTTACCAATACCTTGGTGGCCTTACTCTGGCTGCAGAAACTCTTTCAGGTAAAGATCTGAGTGTTTACATTGCAAATACTAGGATCACCCCTAAAATCGAGACTCTGGCAGAGTTCATGTCTAATGAAATCCGAACTCGGATGTTGAATCCAAAATGGACGGAAGGTATGCTAAACGAAGGCTTTTCTGGAGCAAACGAAATAGCTAAAGAGATAGGTTATCTTTTTGCCTGGGATGCTGTAACCTCTGAGGCAGTAAAAGATTGGATGTGGGAAGAAATTGCCAATACTTACGTATTCAATGAAAACACGCGCAGCCAGTTTATGGAGGCTAATCCTTACGCATTCTCGTCGGCTGTGGCGTGGATGTTAGAGGCTATCCATAGGGATATGTGGAGTGCAGATTCTTCAACCATAACCCAACTGGCCAATTACTACATACAGACTAATGTAGAGTATGGAGTCACCTGTTGTCATCATACCTGCGCTAACTTAAATTTCAATCAGTGGCTTGTTCAAATGTCCTCTCTAAACACACAACAATTACAGCAGTTCAACAATGTTCTGAAAGCAGCGACTGGAAATTCAGTAACAGTTCAAGATAATTCTAACCAAGGAGATTCAGCCAATCCTGGTTCTAATCCCTCAACTGTTGATGTAGCTCCACAAGGTTCAGTTGGAGAAGTTCAAGAATCCACTGGACAGACCGAAGGTTCTGTTGGTGAATATTCCAAAACATCAGAGGTATCAACTTCAGATGTTGGTGATTCCCAGCAGACATCCTCCAGTCAAAATTCCAACTCCTACGAGGTTACAAAAACCGAAGCTCAAAGTTCATCACAAAGTGGGATGCCTACTTACGCACTCATAGGTGTGATTCTGGTTGTAGGGTTGATAGCATTTGGATATTTCAGAGGTGTTAAAAAGTAA
- a CDS encoding transcriptional regulator (indirectly regulates nitrogen metabolism; at high nitrogen levels P-II prevents the phosphorylation of NR-I, the transcriptional activator of the glutamine synthetase gene (glnA); at low nitrogen levels P-II is uridylylated to form PII-UMP and interacts with an adenylyltransferase (GlnE) that activates GlnA), which translates to MKEILAIIRPDKLEDVKQALEETGCHGVTVTEVKGRGRQLGLTESYRGRDYKVDLLPKTRLEIVVNDKDAEKVIETIVKTAQTGDIGDGKIFISPVEDVVRIRTGERGETAV; encoded by the coding sequence ATGAAAGAAATATTAGCAATAATCAGACCAGATAAATTAGAAGATGTCAAACAGGCCCTTGAAGAAACAGGATGTCACGGAGTCACTGTGACAGAAGTAAAAGGGCGTGGGAGACAATTGGGTTTGACTGAAAGTTACAGAGGTCGTGACTACAAAGTGGATCTACTCCCAAAAACCCGGTTAGAAATTGTCGTAAACGATAAGGATGCAGAAAAGGTAATTGAAACCATTGTAAAAACTGCTCAAACCGGAGACATAGGAGATGGAAAAATTTTCATATCTCCTGTAGAAGACGTTGTAAGAATTAGAACTGGGGAAAGAGGTGAAACTGCTGTTTAA